The genomic interval ATAAAACAGATGGAAAAGAAACTTTGCTTATTATGCTTTGGATGCGATCTCTAGCACTGGCAAGCAGATGGTCAGatctttttcatttctttctctgTGACCATCTCCTTGACAGAGAGCCGTAACATATTTCTGATTCTTTCAACGATGCTTCCTGTGTGATCTCTACTTGGTCTGCTTCAATACAACTTGCcatgtctttttgttgttgtctgaaGTCAAATTCTTCAACTGtatctgatgtttccacatagCTGCTCAAACGGGCTCAACATGGATGTTGAAAGGACTTCGCAGCATTAGTACTGACCGATGCAAGAACCCATTACACCGTGTGGGTTTGGACATGCACTGTCAGCTCTTGATAGCTGTCATAGCTCGCTTTGCAGTAACCACACTGGTACGGCTTGGTCAGGGAATGCATACCCATATGGTTATACAGCTCCACGTTGGAACTGAACATGACAAAGCACAGTCCGCACTGGTAAGGTTTCTGCTCCTTCTCCATATGCAGGAAAGTGATGGTTGACTGTTTTGGGGCTGAAGAGGCAGGGGGCTGTTCGTGTGAGGGAGTCATAAACACTTTCTGCTGACCCTGAGAGGGAGTCATGACACTGTTCTGTTGACACTGTGAGGGAGTCATGACCCCGCTCTGCTGACTCTGTAAAGGATTCATGACACTGTTCTGTTGACACTGAGAGGGAGTCATGAGCCCGCTCTGCTGACCCTGTAAAGGAGCCATGACACTGTTCTGTTGACACTGAGAGGGAGTCATGAGCCCACTCTGCTGACCCTGTAAAGGAGTCATGACACTGTTCTGTTGACACTGAGAGGGAGTCATGACCCCACTCTGCTGACACTGCGTGGGAATGACAAAGTTCTGCTGACCCTGTGAGGGAGTCGTAACCATGGTCTGCTGACCCTGTGAGGGAGTCATGACCCCGCTCTGCTGACCCTGCGAAGATGAAGACACGGGGTTGACCAGTGACGTTGTCCTCACCCTGAAACAGAATCAAGCATACAAATGAGACAACATATCTGGGTAAACTGAAAACAAGTCTTTAGAACTGCTGAACAATGACAAATCTCCGACAATGAACAAATATCCAATCCTGTAAAGCTAAAATGTTATATTGGAACCCACAACTCATGTCCTTTAAAAGGTTTACCTGTTGACATTAatttcaagaagaaaaaagtctGCAGGACAGAATTTTAAGTAGCATGCAACTAAAGGAAGCTACTCAGTAGATCATATATCTGTGAAACAATCATTTACCTGTAAGGTTCTGCCCTCAAGGGTTTTATGGCCCCGCCCTTTCTGCCTGTGTGAAAGGACCTGAGCCCTTTGCTACCCCTGCTTTTCAAGTCCTCTTGCTGATTGTGATGCCCACCATCATGGTTCTCCTTCACCTTTtagataaaaaaaacccactttatGAAATAACAAGAGGTCAATAAGAAAACAAATGTATGTGTAATACCCGAGCTGCACAAGAAGCACTGTTGCTTGGAACCATGTTTTAAGGCAGACATCGGTATAAATAATCTGGCTGAACGACTGTCGCTTGGAACCATGTTTTAAGGCAGACATCGGTATAAATAATCTGGCTGAACGACTGTCGCTTGGAACCATGTTTTAAGGCAGACATCGGTATAAATAATCTGGCTGAACGACTGTCGCTTGGAACCATGTTTTAAGGCAGACATCGGTATAAATAATCTGGCTGAACGACTGTCGCTTGGAACCATGTTTTAAGGCAGACATCGGTATAAATAATCTGGCTGAACGACTGTCGCTTGGAACCATGTTTTAAGGCAGATATCGGTATAAATAATCTGGCTGAACGACTGTCGCTCGGAACCATGTTTTAAGGCAGACATCGGTATAAATAATCTGGCTGAACGACTGTCGCTTGGAACCATGTTTTAAGGCAGACATCGGTATAAATAATCTGGCTGAACGACTGTCGCTTGGAACCATGTTTTAAGGCAGACATCGGTATAAATAATCTGGCTGAACGACTGTCGCTTGGAACCATGTTTTAAGGCAGACATCGGTATAAATAATCTGGCTGAACGACTGTCGCTTGGAACCATGTTTTAAGGCAGACATCGGTATAAATAATCTGGCTGAACGACTGTCGCTTGGAACCATGTTTTAAGGCAGACATCGGTATGAATAATCTGGCTGAACGACTGTTGCTTGGAACCATGTTTTAAGGCAGACATCGGTATAAATAATCTGGCTGAACGACTGTCGCTTGGAACCATGTTTTAAGGCAGACATCGGTATAAATAATCTGGCTGAACGACTGTTGCTTGGAACCATGTTTTAAGGCAGACATCGGTATAAATAATCTGGCTGAACGACTGTAGCTTGGAACCATGTTTTAAGGCAGACATCGGTATAAATAATCTGGCTGAACGACTGTCGCTTGGAACCATGTTTTAAGGCAGACATCGGTATAAATAATCTAGCTGAACGACTGTCGCTTGGAACCATGTTTTAAGGCAGACATCGGTATAAATAATCTGACTGAACGACTGTCGCTTGGAACCATGTTTTAAGGCAGACATCGGTATAAATAATCTGGCTGAACGACTGTCGCTTGGAACCATGTTTTAAGGCAGACATCGGTATAAATAATCTGGCTGAACGACTGTCGCTTGGAACCATGTTTAAAGGAACAGTCCTGTAAAAAACAATCTGGCTCACCAACTGAGATCTGGCAAGGCTTTCATTTGGGAAAAGGCAATCACTATACTTCCACTCATACTTAAATCTACTACCTGACTGCCTATTGTGGCTGTGCAGTGGTGGCATTTGTGTATGAATTAATTCCTCACAACATTAACATGGGAACACACCTCTGCAATAACAAAGTGCAACATCCATAGAAACACaccttgtacagtggaaccgccttttaagacccccaattcaaaactccctccttttaaagaccttgttttctcagaccctctgttcataacctctgtaaaattaccccattttaagactccctccttttaaagaccccattttttcagatttgtggaggtgtTAAAAGAGAGGTTCCATTGTACAACAAAGTGCAACATCAACCTTGAAACACACATCCTGGTACAACGTACAACTTCTTTgtgcatgggctgaaactcccacgttcactcaagttttttgtacgagtggatttgtacatgtatgatCGTTtataccctgccattcaggcagcatacgccgatttcgggggaggcatgctgggtattttatgttactataacccaccaaactctgacatgggttacaggatcttttccgtgcgcacttggtcttgtgcttgtatgttcacacgaagggggataaggcactagcaggcctgcacataagttgacctgggagatcagaaaaatctcaaCCCTTTACCCACCgggcggccgggatttgaactcgcgaccttccgattaggaggccgacgtcttaccaccatgccCATCTTCTGGTATAACAAAGTGCAACATCAACAAGGAAACACACCTTCTGGTATAACAAAGTGCAACATCAACATGGAAACACACCTTCTGGTATAACACATCCTGTGCTAGAAGGTCCACCCTGGCACGAATGTTCTCTTCCGACACATGCTGAAGGGTCCCCAAAATCTCTGCAGTGTCTCTCATCTCTGCATCCCTGGCAGCATCTTCCAGTATCATCTCCGCATTCGTTGCAGCATCTTCCGTCTCCGCATCATCTGCAGCCTCACTCACCTGCATGGAACACAGAATAACAACTTTGGTAAAGCTTTCAAGAACGTTTCCCTTGAAACTGCTGGACAAGGACGTACACTTGgtacaagaaaagcaaatgcttatatgaCTTCCCTTTGTCATGTCCCATTAtagtcgccccccccccccctccctcccccccctttttttagaCCCCtcaagacacccccccccccttcccgccCCTTTATAGACCCCTCAATAGAAAACTACCTCCCTATTAGGacactcccctccccccccccccctcctcacacCTGATaacagactccctcccttttaaaacaCACCTCCTTCTCCCCCACCCATCCAtcccccccctcttccctccctttcaagacacaCATCCCTTCCCACCCCTTTTTAGACCCTTCAATAGAAGACTCACTCCCTTttaggaacccccccccccccacacacacacacacacctggaaaaaaactcgctcccttttaagacactccTCTCCTTCTCCCTAGTGACAACAATATAAGACTTTTATAGCTACAAAAATATCCCCTTCCATACGAATGTTTCCCTTACGACTTACATCAGGATAAGACTTTATCAGCTACAACAATGTCCCCTTCTATATGAATTTATTAGCTACATAACCATCGCATTCCATAGAGTTACATCAGACTAAGACTTCATGAGCTAAAAAACATCCCCTTCGATATATGAAATAGGTCTGAAAATTTCAACTCTAGGATGGAAATAAGAGTTGTCATGATATGGACCCTGTTTGCTCAGCTGAGAAAGGAGTGCCACCCACCCTAAgtaacgctgatggggtctatgtcgaccaaaagagtgggattccctgtaggtggagttcctgtcgggagattccctgtatacaaagaatcccacagggtggagtttttctataaaacttgcaaaccatactcgaatttctaagaaatatcaaaaaagatttttaaaaaaccatcaaattctaccgatgttgctaagcatcacgtgactttgagcgatatcagcgaaacgctacaggaattacaccctgtggtattccctgtatacaggaaatccacctacaggaactccacctacagggaatcccactcttttggtcgacatagaccccatcagcctaaCTAGCTCCCTCAGTCCAAACACTTTTTAATAGTATAGTCCCAAATTGACCCCATGGAAGAGAAGATGTCACATACTGACAGAAGAACGACCAGTTGAGATTTACACATAAGGGGCTTAATCAGGTTATTGCCTTTTTAACAACTGTAGGAGACACATTAACAAATAAGGGAACCAACATGTCTGGGGTGTCGTCCAAACATCAAGAAAAATGGTGAACATTTCATCGACGCCTGTGGCTGCGTTCTGAGGGAGAAAGCCACATCGTCCAGGAAGTTATCCCAGGACATGCCGCGCTGGGACACCAGCTTGTCTAGCCTTGTCTTGACCGTCTGCTTGGTTTGCTTGTCAAGGCACTGGGGATCGTATTCCGAAGCAGCCGCGCAACAGATACCAAACGTGCTGCATACTTGTTCCTTGTTGAACTGTAAAGGATAATAACGTACAGTTCAAATTCCCCAAAACTTCATGCACAGATACAGCTCAAATTCAGTAAATCAACATTTTTAATTGTCTAGATGAGTTGTGAAAACTGTTGCCACACTGCAGACGTATCATTGCAGATGCCACGGTCAAAAGGACAATCGACATGTAGAAACAGTATTAGGGGATAGGATGCAGGAGGCTGCCTTTGTCAGTGAAGGCAAATTCTAAGACAGTCTGAGTTTTCTATGAAATGTTAAGCGTCTGAATCGATagtcatgttacaaaaatagtctgtttacttTCAACCTAAACAACTATCGAGAACAATGCTAAAATCAGTGCAAATATGTTTACGTTATGTATAAAatcgacatcatcatcatcatgataaTAATTATATTTTAATGTCAACATTATAACAATATTCACTACCTCATTCACAAACTTTCTGCCTTCGTCGGACAGTATGAGTTTGGGAGCTCCCcatctgaaaaaaaagaacaacatgAAACAGTCAATGCAGACAATTTAGGGAAGCAATCAAACTGGAAGACAACTGCACTGTAAATGAAAGACTCATTGCCAAGGAAGGCTTAACATTAGGACAGAAAGTAACTATACCATATTTTCGGGACTATAGAGCGCTTTTTTATAAGGGCGCAATCCCCACTTTTGAGGTAAAATTGAGAAAAACCATCACATTAGGCGCTTCCGGTGTAttagccgcacatcaaaggaagaatacacaGTGGAAATATTTTTGCTCTGGATGTGCggtgagatcaaaggcaggtgcATTGTAatagctggttggccttgagaccaGCTGCCTGCCCCAGTTTAccgacactgaccttcttccctgGGGTCAATGACTGAGTTTTATCTATGAGAGGTCAGGTCTCCTTTAATGTCTGAGAGGAAACACTGCCTGccccagtttacagacactgacc from Littorina saxatilis isolate snail1 linkage group LG7, US_GU_Lsax_2.0, whole genome shotgun sequence carries:
- the LOC138971716 gene encoding uncharacterized protein; amino-acid sequence: MRTSLPYFRRFFAFDLLATVYLICWKMERLCEETNMSERRERMEEFAEQMSAVVTYMRTGKHKPGHKKSQQKTTLNQCKTHFLRGDVLFYHGPEEERGEKREVLTSVERIDEIIRLAHSPTTGRHFGVTGTATKISKRYWWKGIYKDVITYVSSCKTCQGSHSQKPKIHQSPPPLKHIDVGEPLELVGMDLIGPFMLTDQRHRYVLALTDYSTKWVDLFPMSTKEVTEVCRAIKKFVTRWGAPKLILSDEGRKFVNEFNKEQVCSTFGICCAAASEYDPQCLDKQTKQTVKTRLDKLVSQRGMSWDNFLDDVAFSLRTQPQASMKCSPFFLMFGRHPRHVSEAADDAETEDAATNAEMILEDAARDAEMRDTAEILGTLQHVSEENIRARVDLLAQDVLYQKVKENHDGGHHNQQEDLKSRGSKGLRSFHTGRKGGAIKPLRAEPYRVRTTSLVNPVSSSSQGQQSGVMTPSQGQQTMVTTPSQGQQNFVIPTQCQQSGVMTPSQCQQNSVMTPLQGQQSGLMTPSQCQQNSVMAPLQGQQSGLMTPSQCQQNSVMNPLQSQQSGVMTPSQCQQNSVMTPSQGQQKVFMTPSHEQPPASSAPKQSTITFLHMEKEQKPYQCGLCFVMFSSNVELYNHMGMHSLTKPYQCGYCKASYDSYQELTVHVQTHTV